The window ATCGCCGAGCCCTGGGACGTCGGCCACGACGGCTACCAGGTGGGCAACTTCCCGCCGCTGTGGACCGAGTGGAACGGCAAGTACCGCGACACCGTCCGTGACTTCTGGCGTGGCGAGCCCGCCACCCTGGGCGAGTTCGCCTCCCGTCTGACGGGTTCCTCTGACCTCTACGCGAACAACGGCCGCCGCCCCACCGCGTCGATCAACTTCATCACCGCGCACGACGGCTTCACGCTCAACGACCTGGTCAGCTACAACCACAAGTACAACGAGGCCAACGGCGAGGGCAACCGCGACGGCGAGTCCCACAACCGTTCCTGGAACCACGGCGTCGAGGGCCCGACGGATGACCCGGAGATCCTGGCCCTGCGCGCCCGCCAGCGCCGCAACTTCCTCACCACGCTCATCCTGTCGCTGGGTACCCCGATGCTCTCGCACGGTGACGAGATGGCGCGTACGCAGGAGGGCAACAACAACGTCTACTGCCAGGACAACGAGCTGGCGTGGATGGACTGGGACCAGCTGGAGGAGAACGCGTCGCTGCACGCGTTCACGAAGCGTCTGCTCAACATCCGCCGCCGCCACCCCGTGTTCCGCCGTCGTCGCTTCCTCGCGGGCGGCCCGCTGGGTTCCGACGTCCGTGAGCGTGACATCGCCTGGCTGGTGCCCTCCGGCAAGCTGATGACCCAGGACGACTGGGACTTCGCCTTCGGTAAGGCACTCATGGTGTACCTCAACGGCAACGCCATCAGCGAGCCGGACGCCCGCGGCCAGAAGATCGTGGACGACTCGTTCATCCTCATGTTCAACGCGCACTACGAGGAGATCGAGTTCACCCTCCCGCCGCGCTCCCTGGGTGTCCGCTGGCAGCTGCTCGTCGACACCACCGAGGACATCGGCTACCCGATCGAGGCCTCCATCATCGAGGCGAAGGGCACCATCACGGTCCCCTCCCGCGCGACGATGGTGCTCAAGCAGATCGAGCCGCCGGCCTTCGACGAGGAGGACGAGGTCGAGGAGCTCGAGGTCGTCGACGAGGCCGAGCGCGAGAAGGACCTCGGCGTCGTGGGTGACAAGGTCACCGCCGATTCCGCGGCCACCGCCGAGAAGGTCGCCGCCGAGCCGCCGGTCAAGGAGCTCGACGAGGAGGAGGCCCCCGAGCCGGAGGCCGAGGAGTCAGAGGAGGACGAGAACAAGCCCACGACCGTCCTGCCGAGCCTCTCCGAGATGACCGAGGAGCAGCAGATCGCCGCGAAGCGCCACGCCGCCCTCCGCGACGAGTACACCGACGAGGAGCCCTAGACCCCGTTCAGCGGTGGTGCTCCTCCACCGTGGCGTAGTTGTCCGCGACCCAGTCGACGAGCGCCTGCGCCACGGGCAGGAGGCTCCGCCCCAGGTCGGTGAGCTCGTACTCGACCCGCGGCGGGATCTCCTCGTAGGCCCAGCGTTCGATGAGGCCGTCAGCGGTCATGGTGCGCAGTCGCTGGGTGAGCATCTTCTGGGAGATGCCGTCGACGATCTCCTCGATGCGTCCGTAACGCAGGGGGCGCTGCTCCAGCGCGAGGATGATGAGGATCGTCCACTTGTCCCCCACCGAATTGAGCAGGCCGCGGCTGGGACAGGTCCGGTCGAAGGGGTCGTACCGGCGCGCCCACGAACGCTGGCGGCTGCTCATACCCCCTGATCGTAGCCGGGTAGACTGGCCTGACCCAGCCCCCGAAGAAACGGAGTCGACGAGTGATCCCGGCCCACGGCGCCCACCTCAGCGTCACCGAGACGAGCATCCGCATCGAACAGTCGGCGTTGGCCGCCGCCCTCACCGGGCAGACCGTGGTCACCGTCCCGTTGGCGGAGGTCACCGGCGTGCGGTCCACACCGCCCACGCTTCTCGACGTCGGCGTGGTCCTCCTCGAGGGCCCCGGCACGACAGTCACCTTCGCCCCCGGGCAGGACCGGGCCGCTGCGGACTTCGTCGCCGACGTGGAGGCCGCCCTGCGCGGTGAGGCCCCCACCGCCTCCGCCGGCGGGGTCACCGGGCTCAGCTTCGTCGGGTTCGACGTGGAGACCGCTAACGCGGACGTCGGGTCCATCTGCCAGATCGGCGTGGTCCGGGTCGTCGACGGCGTGGAGGTCGCCGCCGAGTCGTGGCTGTGCACTCCCCCGCCGGGTCTGTCCGAGTTCCAGGCCGCCAACATCGCGGTGCACGGCATCACCCCGGAGATGGTGGCGGACCAGCCCGGCTTCGCGGAGCGTCTGCCCGCCCTGCTGGAGTTCATCGGTGACCTGCCGGTCATCGCCCACAACGCCCAGTTCGACATGATGGCGCTGCGTCGTGCCTGCCTGGCGGCCGAACTGCCGGTCCCGGAGCTGACCTTCGGCTGTTCCCTGGTGCTGTCGCGGGCCGCCCGCCTCGGTCTGCCGGACCACCGGCTGCCCACGGTGGCGGCTGGTCTGGGGGTGCCGCTGGACAGGCACCACGACGCGACCGAGGACGCCCGCGCGGCGGCTGGCATCGTCGTGGAGCTGGCCCGACGCTCAGATCACAGGGGCCCCTTCCGGGAGATGCAGGAGGACGCCGGTTTCCGCACGGGCACCCTGAGTCAGGACGCGGTCCACCCGGTGCTGCGGCAGCGCCCCGGTCTGCCCACCGAGCCGACGCAGGCCCCGGAGCGGAAGCCCGCGCGGCGGGCCCCGTGGCAGTCGGTGGCCACGCCGGACGTCATCCCCGACGCCAACCCGGACGCCGATCCGACGGGACCGCTCTTCGGCCAGCACGTCACCCTGACCGGTGACTTCGAGCCCTTCGACAAGGGGCGGCTGTGGTCGGCGATCGCGGACATGGGTGCGGAGATCGGCCGGAACGTCACCCGGAAGACCACGATCCTCGTGGCCGGCACCTGGGCGACGAAGACCTCCAAGGAGAAGCGGGCGGAGGAGCTCATCGCCAAGGGGCAGGAGCTCCAGATCTGGACGGGTGAGCAGCTCATCGCCGTCCTCGGCCTGACCGAGGACGGGAGCGAGGACGAGCAGCCCCCGTTCTAGGAATTTTCGCGGGGCAGGGAACCTCCGGGCGGTTTCCGGAGTCCAACAGTGGTGAAGGAATCAGCTCCCGATCCGAGGACCGCCCATGCCACTGTCCCCGTCCACCCTCCTCCCGGCCCTGCGCCCCGCCACGTGGGTCCGTCGTCGCGGTCTCAGCGACGACGGGTTCAGCGACACCGTCGCCTCCATCACCCTGTCCCGGGACCTGTGCGTGACCTTCGTCTGTGACGGGGTCGACGTCAGTTACCGCGGTCTGGGGGAACTCGATCTCTCGGCGCACCGGGCGTGGGAGCTGGCCGCCACGAACCTCGTCGCGCGGGCGCAGACCCCGGTGGGTGTCCGGGTGCACACCCGTCCCGCCGCCGCGCTCCTCGGGCCCGGTGCGCCGGGCCTGCAGGTGGCGTTGCCCGGGGCCCCGGCGGCGAGCTGGCTGGCCCACCCGCACCCTTTCGCGGTGCTCGACGAGCATCTGGCCGCCCTCACCGGAGGGCCCGTCGCGTGGCTCGCGCTCACCGAACGGACGGTGGTGGCGGTGCCACGGGAGGACGTCGGCAGGCAGGTGGTGGACCTGGGGGACGCGCTGTCGCGGGTGCCGCTGGAGCGGCGTCACGGCTTCCCGGCGGCTGTGTCGCCCCGCACACCGGTGTCCACTCCCGCCTAGGCTGTGGGGGAACACTTTTCTCTCTATTCCGTTCTTTAACTGAGGAGTTCCATGCGTCGTCCGATCACCGCCACCTACCGTCTGCAACTGCGCGGACCGCAGGCGGACCCGTCGGGACGGGCCTTCGGTTTCGCCGAGGCGGCCGCCCAGGTTCCCTACCTGCAGTCCCTCGGAGTCAGTCATATCTACCTCTCCCCCATCTTCACGGCGATCCCGACGTCGAACCACAACTACGACGTCACCGACCCGACCGAGATCAACCCGGAGCTCGGCGGCATCGAGGGGCTGCGCGAGTTGGCGGACGTCGCCCACGAGGCCGGCCTCGGGCTCATCATCGACATCGTGCCGAACCACCTCGGCGTGGAGAACCCGCGGCTGAACAAGTGGTGGTGGGACGTCCTGCGCCACGGCCAGGACTCCGAGTACGAGCACTACTTCGACATCGACTGGCACGCCGACAACGGGGCCGGCGGCAAGCTGGGGCTCCCGGTGCTGGGGTCGCCGGAGGACGTCGACAAGCTGGAGCTGCGGGAGGTCGACGGGGAGGTCGTCCTCGCCTACTACGACAACCTCTTCCCCGTCGGGGAGGACGTGACCCTCGACGACGACGTCGCCGAGGTGTACGAGCAGCAGCACTACCGCCTCATGTACTGGCGCGACGGGGTCATCTCCTACCGCCGTTTCTTCTCGGTCAACGGTCTGGCGGGCATCCGCCAGGAGGACCCGATGGTCTTCGAGCACACGCACCGCATCGTGCGTCAGCTCATCGCCGAGGACATCATCGACGGCGTCCGCGTCGACCACCCCGACGGACTGTCCGACCCCTTCGGCTACCTCAACCGCCTGCGGGAGGTGGTGGGTCCGGACCGCTGGCTGGTCGTCGAGAAGATCCTCGAGGTCGACGAGACCCTGGACCCGCGCCTCGCCGTGGACGGCACCACCGGCTACGACGCCCTGCGTGAGCTGGACGGCGTGTTCATCGAGCGGGAGGCCGAGGACTCCCTGTCCATGCTGGCGCTGCAGCACTCCGGCTCCACGTGGGACCAGGCCGCCATCGACGTCACGCAGCAGCAGCTCAAGCGGGAGGTCGCACAGACGGAGCTCTCTGCGGAGATCCGCCGTCTCGCCCGCGCCATGCGCCGCGACAACTTCTCCACCGCCGGTTCCTCCGTGTCGGAGGAGGACCTGCTCACCACGATCACCGAACTCGTCGCCGCCATGCCGGTCTACCGCGCCGACTACCTCTCCCTGTCGCGGGTGACGGCCACGGTCGTGGCGGAGATGTCGCGGCGGTTCCCGTCGCGCCGTGACGCACTCGACCTCATAGTCGCCGCCCTCAACGCCAACGCGGAGGCGAAGATCCGTTTCGCGCAGGTCTGCGGTGCCGTCATGGCCAAGGGCGTGGAGGACACCACCTTCTACCGGGCGTGCCGTCTCGTCGCCCTCCAGGAGGTCGGTGGCGCGCCGGGTCGTTTCGGGGTGTCGGCGGCGGAGTTCCACCTGCTGCAGCAGGAGCGTGCCCGCCTGTGGCCGAAGGCCATGACCACGCTGTCCACCCACGACACCAAGCGCAGCGAGGACGTCCGCGCCCGCATCATCGAGCTGACCGAACGCCCCCTGGACTTCTCGGAGCTGGTCCACCGCGTGACCTCCGTGGTCCCGGCCCCGGACTCCGGGACCGGCCACTTCCTGCTGCAGAACCTGCTGGGCGTGTGGCCGGCGGACGGGCAGATCACGGAGCAGCTCCGTGAGCGTTTCCGCGCCTACGCCGTCAAGGCGCTGCGGGAGGCGAGCGTGCACACCACGTGGGTGGATCCGGTGGAGTCCTTCGAGAACGCCGTCCTCGACTGGATCGACGTGCTTCTCGACGGCCCCGTGACCTCCATGATCACCGAGTTCGTGGCGCCGCTGGCCCGTGGCGCGGTGCGTATCTCCCTGGGCCGCAAGCTGCTCCAGCTCACCGGCCCGGGCATCCCGGACGTGTACCAGGGCACCGAGTTCTTCGACGACTCCCTCGTCGACCCGGACAACCGGCGCTTCGTGGACTACACCGCCCGCCAGCAGACGCTCGACATCCTCGCGGAGGGCGTCGACTGGGAGGATCTCGCCGCGGAGGCGGAGGCCCAGGCGGAGACCACCGGCGACTACCCGCACCTCGACCTCTACGGCGACCGCGCCAAGCTGCACATCGTGCACGAGGGGCTGAAGGTGCGCACCGACCACCCGGAGTACTTCGTGGGCGGTGAGATGCAGGCCGTGTTCGCGGTCGGCCCGGCGGAGGCGCACCTCATCGGTCTGGCCCGCGGCGCGTCGCACATCCCGGGTGAGGCGGGTATCGGCGTGATCACCCTGGCCACCCGCCGCCCGCTCGACCTGGAGCGCAACGGCGGCTGGCAGGACACCACGGTCACCCTCCCGGAGGGCACGTGGCTCGACCGTCTGACGGGCCGCACCTACGAGGAGACGGTGCCGCTCGCCGAGGTTCTCCGCCTCTTCCCGACGGCACTGCTGGTCAAGCAGCCGGTGGAGCGTGATGTCTGACCGGATGGCCCGCCTGGGCAGCAGGTACCACGACTGGGTGCGGGCGCACCCGGACGCGGCGGAGGACTTCGCCGCGGGCGTGGAGGATCTCCTCGCCGACGCCGGCGTCACCTATGACCGGGTGGTCGCGCGGGTGAAGGACTGGCCGTCGATGAAGGCCAAGGCCTACAAGAAGCGTGCCGACGGCTCGTGGATGTACCCCGACCCCTGGAAGGACATCCACGACCTCATCGGTGTGCGGGTGACCACCTTCCACTCGACGGAGATCCCCGTGGCCATCGAGGTGCTGCGGCAGTCCTTCACGGTGGAGCGTTCCGTGGACAAGACCGCGGAGACGCGGATCTCCGGTGGCTTCGGCTACGGCTCCCACCACCTCATCCTCACGGTCGACGAGAACTCCGCCGACGTGACGGAGCTCGCCGACTATGCGGGGGTGAGCTTCGAGGTGCAGATCCGGACGGTCCTGCAGCACGCCTGGGCGGAGTTCGAGCACGACATCCGTTACAAACGGGGTCAGGAGGAGCTGGATCCGAAGGTGGACCGTGCCTTCGCGCTGGCCGCCGGGCTCATTGAGCTGGCGGACCAGCAGTTCGACCAGATCGCGGCGGCGCAGTACACCGACGAGTCCTCGACTGAGGATGTCGACCTCACCGCCGAGACGCTGCCGGGTGTGCTGGCGATGCTGCTGGGCAACCGTTTCCCGCGTTCGCGTTCGGAGAACTACCGTTTCCTCGCGGAGATCCTCGCCGCTGACGGGATCACCACGGTGGCTGAGCTGGATGCGCTGCTCGACGACATCGACATCGACTCGGTCCGCGGTGCCCTGAACTACCGTTTCCGCCCCGGTCAGATCCGTCTCATCGACGATCTGCTGCTGCGCAGGTACGGGCAGGAGCACATCCGGAGGACGGGTGAGATCGGTCTGCGTCCGGCGCAACGTCCGCAGCAGTTGGCCCGTCGGCTGAAAACAATGCGCGCCGCACGGATCCTTCGCGACGGAAGGACAGACAGGCAGTAGTATGAACAGGGTCTACCGCACCCGCGAATAAAGGAGCACCAAAACATGGTTTCGTCCATCCGTGAAGATTTCCCCCAGGTGGCTGACGCCATCCACGTGTGGGCACTGACCATCGCGAACTTCTTCCGTCCGCTGGGCATCGATTTCCCGCCGGCGCACTGGGGACTCTGGTAGGGCCCTGAATCACCTGTCGGCCCCGACGACCTGCACGCTCATGAGCGCGGAGGTCGTCGGGGCCGACTGTCTGTGCGGCCTCAGTAGCTCTCGCGGCCCCGCAGCCGGTCGAGTTCGCGGCGTTCCCGTTTCGTGGGTCGGCCCGCTCCCCTGTCACGTTGCGGCAGGGAGGCGAGGATCTCCTTCGGCGGGGGCGGCGGCGAGTGGTCGATGTAGCAGGTGCGGGCCACGGGGGCGCCGACGCGCTTGCGTGGGGTGTCCACCACCTCGAGGTGGAGTTCGCGGTGGTTCACCCACACGCGCACCCGGTCCCCGGGGACGACCTGCTGGGCCGGTTTCACCGACGCGCCGTTGAGTTTGACGTGACCGGCCCGGACGGCGGTGGCGGCGGCGGACCGTGTCTTGAACACGCGCACCGCCCACACCCACACGTCGATACGGACTGCCTCAGACACGGCTAGTAGTTGTCGCGGTGGTTGACGATCTTCTGCACCTGGTTCCAGTTGTAGAAGCCACCCACGACGGCGACGACGAGCCCCAGGATCACCCAGGTCCAGCTGGTGAAGAGGAGGCCGAGGGCGAGGCCTCCGACGACGCCACCGCCGACGGAGACGGCGGCGTTCCGGGTGTACTTCCGGACGGCCTGCTTACGCTGTTCAATCGGGTTGTTCGGGCGGCGCTGCATTGTCATGCGCACCATCCTAATACTCCACCCAGGACGTGCCCGCCTCCACCGGCACAACGGCACCTGCGGTGAGTGAGGCGAGGGTGGATTCCAGTTCGGCGCGTCCGCCCGGCTCCACCGCGAGGGTGTAGGTGACGGCTGCGCCGTAGTCGGTGTCGGTGACCGCGATGCCGCGGTTGCGCAGGTCGGCCTCGAGGCGGCCGGCGTCGGCGTGCGGCACCTCGATGAGGTAGAGCTCGCGGATCGCCCGGGTGACGCGCTCTATCTTGGGCAGGAGGTCGCCGACGGACTGGGAGTAGGCGTGGACGAGTCCGCCCGCACCGAGCTTGATGCCGCCGAACCAACGGACGACGACCACGGTGGTGTCGAGAAGCTCTGAACCCCGGAGCATGTCGAGCATGGGCTTGCCGGCGGTGCCGGAGGGCTCGCCGTCATCCGAGGAGCGCTCGATGGGGTTGGAGCCCTCGACGTGGAGCATGTAGGCGCTGCAGTGGTGGCGGGCGTCCGGGTACTCGGCGCGGATCTCGTTGATGAAGTCGCGGGCGGCGTCCTCGTCGGAGGTCCGGCGGGCGAGCGAGTAGAAGCGTGACCGTTTGACCTCCCACTCGTGCGTCCACGTCCGGTCGGCGGCGGGCAACTGGTAGGTCGTGAGCATGAACACTGATAGTAGCTGGCGTTTCCGTTAGCCTGGGTTGCATGACTGCGCATGAACCGTTCTCCGTGTGGGCCCCCTACGCCCGGGATGTCCGTCTCCGACTCGACGACGAGGTGATCGCCATGCGGGCGACCTCCGGCGGATGGTGGGTGGCTGACCGCATCGCGGAGCCGGGCATGCGCTACGGCTACGAGCTTTTCGACGGCGAGAACTGGTCGCAGACCCTCCCCGATCCGCGCACCACCTCCCAGCCCGACGGCGTGCACGGGCTCTCCGAGGTGACCGACCCGCACTTCGACTGGACCGCCGAGTGGACCGGCCGCCCGCTGGCCGGGCAGGTGCTCTACGAGCTGCACGTCGGCACGTTCACCCCCGAGGGGACGTTCGACGGGGTGATCGGGAAGCTGGGGTACCTGCGGGATCTTGGCGTCACCGCCATCGAGCTCATGCCCGTCCAGCCCTTCGGCGGCGAGCGGAACTGGGGGTACGACGGCGTGGAGTGGCTCGCCGTCCACGCCGGCTACGGCGGCCCCGAGGGGCTGAAGAGGCTTGTCGACGCCGCCCACGCCGCCGGCATCGGCGTCATCCTCGACGTGGTGTACAACCACTTCGGCCCGGACGGCAACTACAACGGCATGTTCGGCCCCTACACCGCGGGTGGTTCCACCGGCTGGGGTGAGGTGGTGAACATCTCGGGCCACGACTCCGACGAGGTGCGCCGTTTCATTCTCGACTCGGTGCGCCAGTGGCTCGCCGAGTTCCGTTTCGACGGCCTGCGTCTCGACGCCGTGCACTCCCTCGACGACACCGGCGCATACTCCATCATGGAGCAGATCCAGGAGGTCGCCGACGACGTCACCGCCCGCACCGGTGTCCCCCGCCACATCATCGCGGAGTCCGACCTCAACGACCCGCGCCTGATCACCGAACGTGACGGCGGCGGTTACGGGCTGGCCGGCCAGTGGGTCGACGACATCCACCACGCCCTGCACACGATCGTCTCGGGTGAGCGCCACGCCTACTACGAGGACTTCGGTTCCCTCGACGCCCTGGCGAAGACCCTGCGCGGCGGTTTCTACTTCGACGGCACGTACTCCTCCTACCGCGGGCGGACCCACGGCCGTCCGATCGACGTGCGCTCCATTCCGGCGCACCGCCTGGTCACGTACACCACCACCCACGACCAGACCGGCAACCGTGCGCGGGGCGACCGCCCGTCGATGAACCTCACACCTGCTCAGCAGGTGTTGAAGGCGGCGGTGATCTACTGCTCCCCCTTCACCCCGATGCTGTTCATGGGTGAGGAGTTCGGCGCACAGACCCCCTTCGCCTTCTTCTGCTCCCACACCGACGAGAACCTCAACCGCCTCACCTCCGAGGGCCGCAAGCGGGAGTTCTCCCGCTCCGGCTGGGACCACGCCGAGGTGCCGGACCCCGCTGACCCGGCGACGTTCGAGATGTCGCGGCTGGACTGGGACTTCACGGAGGAGCAGCAGGAGATCCACGCCGCCTACCGGGAGCTGCTGCGTCTGCGCCGCGAGCTCGGCCTCTCCCGCGCCGATCTCTCCCGCCTCACCGTCGAGACCGGGGACGGCTGGCTGGCGATGGGCTGGGAGGACGTGATCCTCGTGGCCAACCTCTCCGACGCGGAGGTCCGCGCCCCCTACGGCGGCGAGCTCATCTACTCCTTCACGGAACCGGAGGTCGGCCTCGACGACACGCGCCTGGGCCCGTGGGAGTTCGCGCTCCTGCGCAGGTAGAGACCCCTAGGTGTTGACCAGGTACTCGTACTCGGGGGTGTTCGGCTTGAGGTGCTGGCACTCGATGCGGGAGGCGTTCATCCGCTCGAGCAGCGGGTCGAGGTCGCTGGCCCGGCCGAGCTCGAGGCCGACGAGCGCGGCACCGGTCTCCCGGTTGTTGCGCTTGAGGTACTCGAAGAGGGTGATGTCGTCGTCGGGGCCGAGGATGTCGTTGAGGAAGTGGCGCAGCTGGCCCGGCTCCTGCGGGAAGTTCACCAGGAAGTAGTGCTTGAGGCCGCGGTGCACCAGGGAGCGCTCCATGATCTCGGCGTAGCGCAGCACGTCGTTGTTGCCGCCGGAGATGATGCACACCACGATGGAGTCCTGCTGGAGCTTCATCTCCTTCAGGCCCGTGACCGACAGTGCACCGGCGGGCTCGGTGATGATGCCCTCGTTCTGGTACAGGTCGAGCATCTCGGTGCACACGGCGCCCTCGGAGACGTCCATGACGTGGATGCGGCCCTTGTTGCGTTCGATGATGTCGAAGGGCAGGTCACCGATGCGCTTGACGGCGGCGCCGTCGACGAAGGGGTCGACCGCGGAGAGGGTGACGGGGGCGTCGGCACGCAGGGCGGCCTGGAGGGAGGCGGCACCGCCCGGCTCGACGCCGACGATCGCGGTGCGCGGCGCCATGTCGGCGAGGTAGCTGGCGACACCGGCCAGGAGGCCACCGCCGCCGACCGGCACGAGCACCGTGTCGAGGGACTTGCCGATGGACGTGAGCTGCGTGAGGATCTCCGCCGCGATGGTCCCCTGACCGATGACGGTGTCGCGGGCGTCGAAGGGCTCGATCATGGTGGCGCCGCGCTCGGCGGCGTCGGCACGCGCGGCCTCGGCGGCCTCGTCGAAGTTGTTGCCGGTGACGACCAGCTCCACCATGTCACCGCCGTGGACCATGATGCGGTCACGCTTCTGCTTCGGCGTCTGGTTGGGGACGAAGATGCGACCCCGGATGCCCATCGTGCGGCAGGCGTAGGCGACACCCTGTGCGTGGTTGCCGGCGGAGGCGGCGACGATGCCGGCGTCCCGCTGCTGCTCGTCGAGGTTGGCCATGGCGTAGTAGGCGCCGCGGATCTTGTAGGAGCGCACGTCCTGCAGGTCCTCGCGTTTGAGGTACACCTCGCAGCCGGTCTCCTCGGAGAGGCGGGGGCAGTACTGGAGCGGGGTGGGCTCGATGACGGAGGAGATCCGTGCCTGCGCCAGCTGAATGTCCGAGGCGCGGACAGGCTCGAAGGTGGTTACGGCAGACCGGGTGTCACTCATGGGGACTCAGTGTAGTCCCCCTGTCCACCGGCCACGGCGTTGCAGCCCACTTCACCGACTGTTCACCTGCAGGTGGTCCGGAATTGAGATTGGTGTCATGTCACTGGTCCACCATGTCACACGATCTGCACCCCACCGACCACAGGAGTTCTCCCCGTGTCCCTTCGCCGTTCCGCTGTCGCGCTGTGCGCGGCGCTCGCCACCAGTGTCTCCCTCATCGCCCCGGCCCACGCCGCTGTCGTGGACAACCCCGTCGTCCACTCGGCCCCGGGTGCGGCCCTCTCGCTGGCCCCGATCGGCACCTACGAGACCGGCATCTTCGACAGGTCCGCCGCCGAGATCGTCACGTACCACGCGGCCTCCCAGCGCGTGCTCACCGTCAACGCCCAGTCCGGCCAGATCGACGTCCTCGACATCTCCGACCCGACCGAGCCCGTCAAGGTCGCCTCCGTCGACGGCGGCCCCGGCACCACCATCAACTCCGTCGACGTGCGTGCCGACGGCCTGGCCGTGGCCACCGTCGAGCCCGCCACCAAGACCGATGCCGGTACGCTGCTGTTCTTCGACGCCGCCGCCGAGCAGCCCGTCGCCCTCGGCGAGGTCGCCGTCGGCGCCCTGCCGGACATGGTCACCATCACCGCGGACGGCGCCTACGCACTGGTCGCCAACGAGGGCGAGCCGGC of the Corynebacterium humireducens NBRC 106098 = DSM 45392 genome contains:
- the glgX gene encoding glycogen debranching protein GlgX gives rise to the protein MTTESDHDYTVWPGDPYPLGSTYDGAGTNFALFSYVAEKVELCLIDREDNEVRINLEEVDANVWHCYLPGVQPGQRYGYRVHGPYDPHNGKRCDPNKLLVDPYARAFDGDFDGDPSLFSYDIFADPPGSGRNTEDSLGHTMKSVVINPFFDWGSDRAPRIPYNETVIYETHVKGMTMTHPDVPPNLRGTYAGLAHPAIISYLKDLGVTAIELMPVHQFLQDDRLRDLGLRNYWGYNTFGFFAPHQDYAAARKPGGAVSEFKGMVRAYHEAGMEVILDVVYNHTAEGNHLGPTIMFRGIDNEAYYRLVDGDKYHYMDYTGTGNSLNVRDPHSLQLIMDSLRYWITEMHVDGFRFDLASTLARELHDVDRLATFFDLVQQDPVVSQAKLIAEPWDVGHDGYQVGNFPPLWTEWNGKYRDTVRDFWRGEPATLGEFASRLTGSSDLYANNGRRPTASINFITAHDGFTLNDLVSYNHKYNEANGEGNRDGESHNRSWNHGVEGPTDDPEILALRARQRRNFLTTLILSLGTPMLSHGDEMARTQEGNNNVYCQDNELAWMDWDQLEENASLHAFTKRLLNIRRRHPVFRRRRFLAGGPLGSDVRERDIAWLVPSGKLMTQDDWDFAFGKALMVYLNGNAISEPDARGQKIVDDSFILMFNAHYEEIEFTLPPRSLGVRWQLLVDTTEDIGYPIEASIIEAKGTITVPSRATMVLKQIEPPAFDEEDEVEELEVVDEAEREKDLGVVGDKVTADSAATAEKVAAEPPVKELDEEEAPEPEAEESEEDENKPTTVLPSLSEMTEEQQIAAKRHAALRDEYTDEEP
- a CDS encoding winged helix-turn-helix transcriptional regulator, translated to MSSRQRSWARRYDPFDRTCPSRGLLNSVGDKWTILIILALEQRPLRYGRIEEIVDGISQKMLTQRLRTMTADGLIERWAYEEIPPRVEYELTDLGRSLLPVAQALVDWVADNYATVEEHHR
- a CDS encoding exonuclease domain-containing protein, which codes for MIPAHGAHLSVTETSIRIEQSALAAALTGQTVVTVPLAEVTGVRSTPPTLLDVGVVLLEGPGTTVTFAPGQDRAAADFVADVEAALRGEAPTASAGGVTGLSFVGFDVETANADVGSICQIGVVRVVDGVEVAAESWLCTPPPGLSEFQAANIAVHGITPEMVADQPGFAERLPALLEFIGDLPVIAHNAQFDMMALRRACLAAELPVPELTFGCSLVLSRAARLGLPDHRLPTVAAGLGVPLDRHHDATEDARAAAGIVVELARRSDHRGPFREMQEDAGFRTGTLSQDAVHPVLRQRPGLPTEPTQAPERKPARRAPWQSVATPDVIPDANPDADPTGPLFGQHVTLTGDFEPFDKGRLWSAIADMGAEIGRNVTRKTTILVAGTWATKTSKEKRAEELIAKGQELQIWTGEQLIAVLGLTEDGSEDEQPPF
- the treY gene encoding malto-oligosyltrehalose synthase — its product is MRRPITATYRLQLRGPQADPSGRAFGFAEAAAQVPYLQSLGVSHIYLSPIFTAIPTSNHNYDVTDPTEINPELGGIEGLRELADVAHEAGLGLIIDIVPNHLGVENPRLNKWWWDVLRHGQDSEYEHYFDIDWHADNGAGGKLGLPVLGSPEDVDKLELREVDGEVVLAYYDNLFPVGEDVTLDDDVAEVYEQQHYRLMYWRDGVISYRRFFSVNGLAGIRQEDPMVFEHTHRIVRQLIAEDIIDGVRVDHPDGLSDPFGYLNRLREVVGPDRWLVVEKILEVDETLDPRLAVDGTTGYDALRELDGVFIEREAEDSLSMLALQHSGSTWDQAAIDVTQQQLKREVAQTELSAEIRRLARAMRRDNFSTAGSSVSEEDLLTTITELVAAMPVYRADYLSLSRVTATVVAEMSRRFPSRRDALDLIVAALNANAEAKIRFAQVCGAVMAKGVEDTTFYRACRLVALQEVGGAPGRFGVSAAEFHLLQQERARLWPKAMTTLSTHDTKRSEDVRARIIELTERPLDFSELVHRVTSVVPAPDSGTGHFLLQNLLGVWPADGQITEQLRERFRAYAVKALREASVHTTWVDPVESFENAVLDWIDVLLDGPVTSMITEFVAPLARGAVRISLGRKLLQLTGPGIPDVYQGTEFFDDSLVDPDNRRFVDYTARQQTLDILAEGVDWEDLAAEAEAQAETTGDYPHLDLYGDRAKLHIVHEGLKVRTDHPEYFVGGEMQAVFAVGPAEAHLIGLARGASHIPGEAGIGVITLATRRPLDLERNGGWQDTTVTLPEGTWLDRLTGRTYEETVPLAEVLRLFPTALLVKQPVERDV
- a CDS encoding GTP pyrophosphokinase: MSDRMARLGSRYHDWVRAHPDAAEDFAAGVEDLLADAGVTYDRVVARVKDWPSMKAKAYKKRADGSWMYPDPWKDIHDLIGVRVTTFHSTEIPVAIEVLRQSFTVERSVDKTAETRISGGFGYGSHHLILTVDENSADVTELADYAGVSFEVQIRTVLQHAWAEFEHDIRYKRGQEELDPKVDRAFALAAGLIELADQQFDQIAAAQYTDESSTEDVDLTAETLPGVLAMLLGNRFPRSRSENYRFLAEILAADGITTVAELDALLDDIDIDSVRGALNYRFRPGQIRLIDDLLLRRYGQEHIRRTGEIGLRPAQRPQQLARRLKTMRAARILRDGRTDRQ
- a CDS encoding RNA-binding S4 domain-containing protein, whose protein sequence is MSEAVRIDVWVWAVRVFKTRSAAATAVRAGHVKLNGASVKPAQQVVPGDRVRVWVNHRELHLEVVDTPRKRVGAPVARTCYIDHSPPPPPKEILASLPQRDRGAGRPTKRERRELDRLRGRESY
- a CDS encoding IMPACT family protein codes for the protein MLTTYQLPAADRTWTHEWEVKRSRFYSLARRTSDEDAARDFINEIRAEYPDARHHCSAYMLHVEGSNPIERSSDDGEPSGTAGKPMLDMLRGSELLDTTVVVVRWFGGIKLGAGGLVHAYSQSVGDLLPKIERVTRAIRELYLIEVPHADAGRLEADLRNRGIAVTDTDYGAAVTYTLAVEPGGRAELESTLASLTAGAVVPVEAGTSWVEY